The following nucleotide sequence is from Halapricum desulfuricans.
GTTCGTAACGATATCTGGCACGACGGCGTGCCAGATCAGTTCGAAATGGTATCGCCACCAGTATCAGAGAGGACGCGCGAAGGCGTCGGCGACCTCGTCGAAGCGTTTGACGGACGCTACTGGATACGTCGGTTCGGATCGTCGCTCGGACGCATTGATCGTCAAACTAGCCGGACAAACGCTCGTCCTGTCGGCTGTACTCGTTCGGCAGTATACCGGCCCCGGAGTACCGAAGCCTTCAGGAACGCACAGCCGACAGTCTTAACGCAGTTCCGGCCCCGGCTTTCCCCATGACCGCGCCGGCCGACCGGATCCTCACGAACGTCGAGGGACACACGTTGACCGAACCCGACGAGACCTTCCGAGCGGTCGCGATCCGCGACGGCCGGATCGTCCGGATCGGTCGAGCCGAGGAGGTCCGGTTTCTGGAGGGCGTCGAGACCGACACGCACGACCTCGAGGGCGCGACGCTGTTGCCCGGGTTCGTCGACGCGCACACGCACATGGACGTCCTGGGCCGGCGACAGGTCGAGACCGACCTCGGGGACGCCTCTGGACCGCGGGAGGCCGTCTCCCGACTCCGAGCAGGGGCTGACGGCGACGGCTGGGTCCTCGGGTTCGGCTACGACGAGTCGACCTGGGAGGTGTCGCGATATCTCACGCGCGAGGACCTGGATCGGGTCAGCGACGATCGGCCGGTCGCGGCGTTCCGCGAGGACCTGCACGTCGTCTCGGTCAACAGCGTCGCGCTCGATCGACTCGCGCCGGACCTGCCCGACGAGGACGTCCGGACCGAGGGCGGCGAGCCGACGGGCGTGCTCGTCGAGAGCGCACTCGGGATGGTCACCGACGCGATCGAACCCGACGTCGACCAGACGAGGGAGCACCTGCTGGCCGCCCAGTCGGTCGCGCTCGAACGCGGCGTCACGACCGTCCACGACATGGTGCGCAACCGACACGCACCGGGCGTCTACCGCGAACTGGATCTCGCTGGCGAACTCGACCTCCGGGTGCGGCTCAACTACTGGGCCGACTTCCTGGAGGCGCTCGAAGCGACCGGTGCACGAACCAACCACGGCAGCGACCGGGTCGCGACGGGCGCGATCAAGACCTACACCGACGGGTCGATCGGGGGCCGCACGGCGAAGCTCTCCCGGCCGTACGCCGACGCGGATACGGACGGTACCTGGGTCCGCGAGCCCGCCGACCTCGCCGAACTGGCCGAGCGAGTCGCGGACGGCGGCTTCCAGATGGCCGCCCACGCGATCGGTGACGCGGCGATCGAGGCCGTCATCGACGCCTACGAGGACATCGAGGGCGATCGCCACCGGATCGAGCACGCCGAGTTGCTGACCGACGGGGCGATCGGGCGGCTCGCCGACGCCGGGATCGTCGTCTCGGCCCAGCCGAACTTCCACCGCTGGGCGCGGACGGGCGGGCTCTACGAGACGGCGCTCGGTCCCGAACGGCAGGCACGGACCAACCGGTTCGCGGCGTTGCGAGACGCGGGCGTTCGGCTGGCGTTCGGGAGCGACTGCATGCCGCTCGATCCGCTGTTCGGCGTCCGACAGGCCGTCACCGCGCCCGAACCGAGCCAGCGACTGTCGGTCACCGAGGCGCTGCGGGCCTACACGCTCGGCGGCGCCTACGCCGGCTTCGACGAGGACCGGCTGGGAACGATCGAACCCGGAAAGCGGGCCGATCT
It contains:
- a CDS encoding amidohydrolase, with the protein product MTAPADRILTNVEGHTLTEPDETFRAVAIRDGRIVRIGRAEEVRFLEGVETDTHDLEGATLLPGFVDAHTHMDVLGRRQVETDLGDASGPREAVSRLRAGADGDGWVLGFGYDESTWEVSRYLTREDLDRVSDDRPVAAFREDLHVVSVNSVALDRLAPDLPDEDVRTEGGEPTGVLVESALGMVTDAIEPDVDQTREHLLAAQSVALERGVTTVHDMVRNRHAPGVYRELDLAGELDLRVRLNYWADFLEALEATGARTNHGSDRVATGAIKTYTDGSIGGRTAKLSRPYADADTDGTWVREPADLAELAERVADGGFQMAAHAIGDAAIEAVIDAYEDIEGDRHRIEHAELLTDGAIGRLADAGIVVSAQPNFHRWARTGGLYETALGPERQARTNRFAALRDAGVRLAFGSDCMPLDPLFGVRQAVTAPEPSQRLSVTEALRAYTLGGAYAGFDEDRLGTIEPGKRADLVALAESPWDVPETAIDDVDVVATLVSGEIVADSR